The proteins below come from a single Faecalibaculum rodentium genomic window:
- the hemW gene encoding radical SAM family heme chaperone HemW, translating to MEQEAEVTRSPVRSAYVHIPFCHGICSYCAFYRRISQDHTGWLKQICDQIRKADIRELDTLYFGGGTPSILTEEEFDRIRFLFPDQIHEFTMECNPEDITPEKAAFWKSRSVNRISMGVQTFDDRLLKSIGRRHSAQKAREAVEILRRAGFENLSIDLIFGLPGQTLKDVERDVMEFLQMDLPHLSIYSLQIEPDSVFGKQGVHPCDEDLEADMFEWIIRTLKESGYEHYEISSFAKPGRYSQHNLAYWQDRDFFGFGPGASGREQGQRYHIDSRGQRIPEETDGPFEALMMGLRTQFGVDLSSFREKYGWDPGRRYADVIKRYAPHFCEQDGRLFLDENGREILNTILVDMLPEESCE from the coding sequence ATGGAACAGGAAGCGGAAGTTACTCGGAGCCCCGTCAGGAGTGCCTATGTACATATACCATTCTGTCATGGGATCTGCAGCTACTGCGCGTTTTACCGCCGGATCAGCCAGGACCACACCGGCTGGCTGAAGCAGATCTGTGATCAGATTCGGAAAGCGGACATCCGGGAACTGGACACGCTCTATTTCGGCGGGGGAACACCTTCGATTCTGACAGAGGAAGAATTCGACAGGATCAGGTTCCTGTTTCCGGATCAGATTCATGAGTTCACCATGGAATGCAACCCGGAAGACATAACTCCTGAAAAAGCAGCCTTCTGGAAATCCCGGAGCGTGAACCGGATTTCCATGGGAGTGCAGACGTTTGATGACCGGCTTCTGAAATCAATTGGCCGAAGGCATTCGGCTCAAAAAGCCAGGGAGGCGGTGGAAATTCTTCGCAGGGCAGGATTCGAGAATCTGTCCATCGACCTGATCTTCGGGCTCCCGGGACAGACACTGAAGGATGTAGAGAGAGATGTCATGGAGTTTCTGCAGATGGACCTGCCCCATCTGTCCATATACAGCCTGCAGATCGAACCCGACAGTGTCTTCGGAAAGCAGGGGGTTCACCCCTGTGACGAGGATCTGGAAGCGGATATGTTTGAATGGATCATCCGGACCTTGAAGGAATCGGGTTATGAACATTACGAGATTTCCAGTTTCGCGAAACCGGGCAGGTATTCCCAACACAACCTGGCGTACTGGCAGGACCGGGATTTCTTCGGCTTCGGACCCGGTGCCTCCGGCCGGGAACAGGGTCAGCGATATCACATCGACTCCAGGGGACAGAGAATTCCAGAGGAAACGGATGGGCCCTTTGAGGCGCTGATGATGGGGCTGCGGACGCAGTTTGGGGTGGATCTGTCTTCATTCCGGGAAAAATACGGATGGGATCCCGGCAGGCGGTATGCTGATGTGATAAAACGCTACGCCCCTCATTTCTGCGAACAGGACGGCCGGCTGTTTCTGGATGAAAACGGAAGGGAGATCCTGAACACAATCCTGGTGGATATGCTGCCGGAGGAGTCCTGCGAATGA
- a CDS encoding transposase, which produces MFRKLLFIDLTFTDIHTLYSDPREEERFFFDLKWKDGFVCSKCGHTHCMTVIRKNGSLRTVYQCSHCGYQESVIAGTALEGTKAPLLSWILVMFVFVISKTGTSAKYISDLTGVSYHTTKFMFRKIRQAQKQDNETHAATDCDAIGLDVFSYCGKKHENGGKKHGKRGWGAEGKGNVAAAVIRQYVWEDTNGDEEVFEAADAAKFKIAGSENKTELKKFLEEAVPGDCAVHCDRSSASPALDIAGKLVDVQKSEVDTDRL; this is translated from the coding sequence ATGTTCAGGAAATTGCTGTTCATAGACCTGACCTTTACTGATATCCACACCCTGTACTCAGATCCCCGTGAAGAAGAACGCTTCTTCTTCGATCTGAAGTGGAAGGACGGATTCGTATGTTCAAAATGTGGTCATACCCACTGCATGACTGTCATCCGGAAAAATGGCTCTCTCAGAACTGTCTATCAGTGCTCTCACTGTGGTTACCAGGAATCCGTTATTGCCGGAACCGCTCTGGAAGGTACTAAAGCACCGCTGCTTTCATGGATCCTCGTGATGTTTGTCTTTGTGATTTCCAAAACCGGGACTTCTGCAAAGTACATCAGCGATCTCACGGGCGTCAGTTATCACACCACGAAGTTCATGTTCCGAAAGATCAGGCAGGCTCAGAAACAGGATAATGAAACTCATGCAGCCACCGATTGCGATGCGATCGGGCTGGATGTCTTTTCCTATTGTGGAAAGAAACACGAAAATGGTGGAAAGAAACACGGAAAGCGGGGCTGGGGAGCAGAAGGCAAAGGCAATGTAGCTGCTGCAGTGATCAGGCAGTATGTCTGGGAAGATACAAATGGTGACGAGGAAGTCTTTGAGGCTGCAGATGCCGCCAAATTCAAAATAGCAGGCAGCGAGAACAAAACAGAGCTGAAGAAGTTTCTGGAAGAGGCTGTTCCCGGCGACTGTGCAGTGCACTGTGACCGGAGTTCAGCCAGCCCGGCACTGGATATCGCCGGTAAACTGGTGGATGTGCAAAAATCCGAAGTTGATACAGACCGCCTGTAA
- the rpsO gene encoding 30S ribosomal protein S15, with protein MLLKAEKQAIMKEYARHESDTGSPEVQIAVLTEEINRLTDHFKDHKHDYHSMRGLYKKVGRRKHLLAYLKKEDLDRYKTLIARLGLRK; from the coding sequence ATGCTGCTGAAAGCTGAAAAGCAGGCAATCATGAAAGAGTATGCTCGTCACGAAAGTGACACCGGTTCGCCGGAAGTGCAGATTGCCGTACTGACTGAAGAAATCAACCGTCTGACCGATCACTTCAAGGATCACAAGCACGACTACCACTCCATGCGTGGTCTGTACAAGAAGGTTGGCCGCCGGAAACACCTGCTGGCTTACCTGAAGAAGGAAGATCTGGATCGTTACAAGACTCTGATCGCCCGTCTGGGTCTGCGTAAGTAA
- a CDS encoding aldo/keto reductase codes for MQNILLRNTLPEAGQIIVGCMRMDSRTPQELANMIDDLADRGIRFYDHADIYGHGKCEELFGEAMQLANTPREDLIIQSKCGIRDGWYDLSKDYILDAVDGILNRLQTPYLDLLILHRPDALMEPKEIAEAFDQLQKSGKVRHFGVSNFTPEQIRLLQTEAKQPLLVNQLQLSIPNAWMISQGLEANMPTQGALDRTGHVLEQMRQMGITIQTWSPLQYGDWEGTFLDNPEFAELNKTLQKLADKYNVSKSAIAAAWILRHPAGMQVVTGSSRMDRILDMAKARKVDLTRKEWYELYKAAGHRIP; via the coding sequence ATGCAAAACATTCTACTCAGGAATACTTTACCGGAAGCCGGCCAGATCATTGTCGGCTGCATGCGCATGGACAGCAGGACACCACAGGAACTGGCAAACATGATCGATGACCTGGCTGACAGAGGGATCAGGTTTTACGACCATGCAGACATCTATGGCCATGGAAAATGCGAAGAACTGTTCGGAGAGGCAATGCAGCTGGCGAACACACCCCGCGAGGACCTGATCATCCAGTCCAAGTGCGGGATCCGGGATGGATGGTATGACCTGTCAAAAGACTATATCCTGGACGCAGTGGACGGAATCCTGAACAGGCTGCAGACCCCGTACCTGGACCTGCTGATCCTGCACCGGCCGGATGCGCTGATGGAACCGAAGGAAATCGCTGAAGCGTTTGACCAGCTGCAGAAATCCGGAAAAGTCCGTCATTTCGGTGTTTCCAACTTTACGCCGGAACAGATCCGCCTGCTGCAGACCGAGGCGAAGCAGCCGCTGCTTGTCAATCAGCTCCAGCTGTCCATCCCCAACGCCTGGATGATTTCTCAGGGACTGGAAGCCAACATGCCGACACAAGGAGCCCTGGACCGAACTGGTCACGTGCTGGAGCAGATGCGGCAGATGGGCATCACGATCCAGACCTGGAGCCCCCTGCAGTACGGTGACTGGGAAGGAACCTTCCTGGACAACCCCGAATTTGCAGAACTCAACAAAACACTGCAGAAACTGGCGGACAAATACAATGTCTCGAAATCGGCCATTGCCGCTGCCTGGATCCTGCGCCATCCTGCCGGTATGCAGGTCGTGACCGGTTCCAGCAGGATGGACCGGATCCTGGATATGGCCAAAGCTCGCAAGGTGGACCTCACCCGGAAAGAGTGGTACGAGCTGTACAAAGCAGCAGGGCACAGAATTCCCTGA
- a CDS encoding lipid II:glycine glycyltransferase FemX: MAYQFISTPDEHAFEAYMSEHGVALQSMHWAAVKSNWQRRLFALEDSHHSIVAAAMVLVKPLPLGYSMYYIPRGPIADGQDQDLMIELLNHIKNASRQDKCIFIKFDPYILDNRFMLKDGRPEGHNQQAVDRFVNEGGAIHKGYTMSIAETVQPRTNMGVDVTDDFTARYARNTRRAIKKAAKENLEAEIYAASDIRRNPDLLDVFSSLMHCTEDRKGVKLRDHDYFQRIVDQFDGAIISLCRTADGTYISGILSIGYNGKLEMLYMGNNNAYSKTGASAFLYDATYRYAQEHGIRYCDMSGVEGSLEDGLSNHKHSLGADVREYIGEFDIPVKPLMYKLVLPLYEKKTAVQ, encoded by the coding sequence ATGGCATACCAATTCATATCAACACCTGATGAACATGCATTTGAAGCTTATATGAGTGAACATGGCGTGGCGCTTCAGTCCATGCACTGGGCAGCTGTCAAGTCCAACTGGCAGCGTCGTCTGTTTGCGCTGGAGGACAGTCATCATTCCATCGTCGCCGCTGCCATGGTCCTGGTCAAACCTCTCCCCCTTGGGTATTCCATGTACTATATCCCCCGGGGCCCCATTGCCGACGGCCAGGATCAGGACCTGATGATCGAACTGCTCAATCATATCAAAAACGCAAGCCGTCAGGACAAGTGCATCTTCATCAAATTCGATCCCTATATTCTGGACAACCGGTTCATGCTGAAGGACGGCAGACCTGAAGGACACAATCAGCAGGCCGTGGACCGCTTTGTCAATGAGGGAGGTGCCATCCACAAAGGCTATACCATGAGCATTGCCGAGACCGTGCAGCCGCGGACCAACATGGGTGTGGATGTCACGGATGACTTCACTGCCCGGTATGCCCGCAATACAAGGCGGGCCATTAAAAAAGCCGCAAAGGAAAACCTGGAAGCCGAAATTTACGCGGCCAGTGATATCCGCAGGAATCCGGACCTGCTGGACGTGTTCAGCAGTCTGATGCACTGCACTGAAGACCGCAAAGGCGTGAAACTCCGGGATCATGACTATTTCCAGCGGATCGTGGATCAGTTCGACGGCGCCATCATCAGCCTGTGCCGTACAGCGGACGGCACCTACATCAGCGGGATCCTGAGCATCGGCTACAACGGCAAGCTGGAAATGCTGTATATGGGCAACAACAATGCCTACAGCAAAACCGGTGCCAGCGCGTTTCTGTACGATGCCACGTACCGCTATGCACAGGAGCACGGTATCCGCTATTGTGATATGAGCGGTGTGGAGGGGTCCCTGGAGGACGGCCTTTCAAACCACAAACACAGTCTGGGGGCAGATGTACGGGAATACATCGGAGAGTTCGACATTCCTGTCAAACCGCTCATGTACAAACTGGTGCTTCCTCTGTACGAAAAGAAAACTGCAGTCCAGTGA
- the pepV gene encoding dipeptidase PepV, with amino-acid sequence MDFRKLAEEQKPSFLKDLNTIISINSVRDEATAGPGKPFGNGPKEALDAMLSMGKRDGFDVKNIDGYAGVVEYGDPDNPDTLGILGHLDIVPLGEGWTKQPLALTVNDGYLFGRGVLDDKGPTMAAYYALKLIREAKIPLKKRVMLVMGCDEESGMECMNYYLSHAEIPKTGFVPDADFPVIYGEKGGAHIILESETPTAIRSMHAGIRPNIVIGKADMTTDKATELQKELFAFFLKANSLEGSWKDNEDATTTWHVEGTPSHAAWPYKGVNAAVQLLRFAGAAFNDKLAHALGWLTSDWTGKNLGIQQDGLYMGMLTQNPGIVDIENGKTSVLLDIRYPNETNGQELLEKIRKAADGTEAGIHAVLKSDSRPLFVDPDSTLVKTLMDVYRTHTGDAYSPAITIGGGTYARKFENFVSFGPELPNDVKTTDQFVGGPHQRDEGIRESDLINAIAIYADAILRLAA; translated from the coding sequence ATGGATTTCAGAAAACTCGCTGAAGAACAGAAACCTTCCTTTCTGAAGGACCTGAATACAATCATTTCCATCAACTCGGTTCGGGACGAAGCAACGGCAGGACCCGGAAAACCCTTTGGCAATGGACCGAAGGAAGCCCTGGATGCCATGCTTTCCATGGGAAAACGGGACGGATTTGATGTGAAAAACATCGATGGATATGCCGGTGTTGTAGAATACGGTGATCCTGACAATCCGGATACCCTGGGCATTCTGGGCCACCTGGACATCGTGCCCCTGGGTGAGGGGTGGACCAAACAACCGCTTGCACTGACAGTGAATGACGGCTACCTGTTTGGCCGCGGCGTACTGGATGACAAAGGCCCCACCATGGCAGCGTACTACGCGCTGAAACTGATCCGGGAGGCAAAGATCCCCCTGAAAAAGCGGGTCATGCTGGTCATGGGCTGCGACGAAGAGTCCGGCATGGAATGCATGAACTATTATCTGTCTCATGCGGAAATCCCGAAAACCGGGTTCGTGCCCGATGCAGATTTCCCGGTGATTTACGGGGAAAAGGGTGGGGCACATATCATCCTGGAGAGCGAAACACCAACCGCGATCCGGTCCATGCACGCAGGCATCCGCCCCAATATCGTCATCGGCAAGGCGGACATGACCACCGACAAAGCCACAGAGCTTCAGAAAGAACTCTTTGCATTCTTCCTGAAGGCCAACAGCCTGGAAGGATCCTGGAAGGACAACGAAGACGCGACCACGACCTGGCATGTGGAAGGCACTCCCTCTCATGCGGCCTGGCCGTATAAAGGGGTGAACGCCGCGGTGCAGCTGCTGCGGTTTGCCGGAGCGGCATTCAATGACAAACTCGCGCACGCGCTGGGCTGGCTGACCTCCGACTGGACCGGCAAAAACCTGGGCATCCAGCAGGATGGCCTGTATATGGGTATGCTGACGCAGAACCCGGGCATTGTGGATATTGAAAACGGAAAGACCAGCGTTCTCCTGGATATCCGGTATCCCAATGAAACAAACGGACAGGAACTCCTGGAAAAAATCCGGAAAGCTGCCGATGGAACCGAAGCGGGCATTCATGCAGTCCTGAAATCGGATTCCAGGCCGCTGTTCGTGGATCCGGATTCGACACTGGTCAAAACGCTGATGGACGTTTATCGGACACATACCGGAGATGCATATTCTCCTGCGATCACCATTGGCGGCGGTACGTATGCCCGGAAATTTGAAAACTTCGTCTCCTTTGGCCCGGAACTGCCCAATGACGTGAAAACCACGGATCAGTTTGTGGGTGGTCCTCATCAGCGGGATGAGGGAATCCGGGAGAGTGACCTGATCAATGCGATTGCCATCTATGCCGATGCGATCCTGCGGCTGGCGGCCTGA
- the trmB gene encoding tRNA (guanosine(46)-N7)-methyltransferase TrmB, which translates to MRMRRVGWAVEYLDEAEKLVRDPEAHAGQWKSLFTGDSQTDSLSTEDEQAAETGNRTDSPLCSQVPGRLHVEVGTGKGGYSLQMAALYPEERFVAVEKNDSAAGIAAKKYDEEGTDNLLLIWNDARFIDSWFAPEEVDVIHLNFSDPWPKNRNAKRRLSADSFLRQYEKILKPDGELAMKTDNARLFEYSLLQFSKAGWPLLDASVDFRREDHPEDAMTEYESKFAAEGKPIYRAVWRRK; encoded by the coding sequence ATGAGAATGAGACGAGTGGGCTGGGCAGTGGAGTACCTGGACGAAGCAGAAAAACTGGTCCGGGACCCGGAAGCCCATGCCGGTCAGTGGAAGAGCCTGTTTACCGGTGATTCGCAGACGGACTCTCTGTCCACAGAGGATGAACAGGCTGCAGAAACCGGAAATCGGACAGACTCTCCCCTGTGTTCGCAGGTCCCGGGACGACTACATGTGGAAGTGGGGACAGGAAAAGGCGGGTACAGTCTGCAGATGGCGGCGCTGTATCCCGAAGAGCGGTTTGTGGCAGTGGAAAAAAACGACAGCGCTGCCGGCATTGCTGCGAAAAAATATGATGAAGAAGGAACAGACAACCTTCTTCTGATCTGGAATGACGCCAGATTCATCGACAGCTGGTTTGCACCGGAGGAAGTGGATGTCATACATCTGAATTTCTCCGATCCCTGGCCCAAGAACCGCAACGCCAAGCGCCGGCTCTCTGCCGATTCTTTTCTCCGGCAGTATGAAAAGATCCTGAAACCTGATGGGGAACTGGCCATGAAAACCGACAATGCCCGGCTGTTTGAGTACTCTCTGCTGCAGTTTTCAAAGGCCGGGTGGCCTCTGCTGGATGCAAGCGTCGATTTTCGGCGCGAAGACCACCCGGAGGATGCCATGACAGAGTATGAGAGCAAATTTGCAGCAGAAGGCAAGCCTATATACCGGGCGGTATGGAGAAGAAAATGA
- a CDS encoding thioredoxin family protein, with the protein MKDMTSFQEVLDTDGISCILFTANWCPDCIAIRPFMPKIEKEFSNITFYKADRDKFIDLCQELNILGIPSFVCFEHGREISRFVSKFSKTEAEIQAFLTQTIQKG; encoded by the coding sequence ATGAAAGATATGACCAGCTTCCAGGAAGTCCTGGATACAGACGGCATCAGCTGCATTCTGTTTACAGCCAACTGGTGTCCGGACTGCATTGCGATCCGGCCGTTTATGCCAAAAATCGAGAAAGAATTCAGCAATATCACATTCTACAAAGCGGACAGGGACAAGTTCATCGACCTGTGCCAGGAACTGAACATTCTGGGTATCCCCAGTTTTGTCTGCTTTGAGCACGGCAGGGAGATTTCCCGGTTTGTGTCGAAGTTTTCCAAGACCGAAGCCGAGATACAGGCATTTCTGACGCAGACCATTCAGAAAGGATAG